A section of the Rhizomicrobium sp. genome encodes:
- a CDS encoding flagellin — MTIERTSTSGQSQFLLSQIQSAVQQLDKTQAQVASGKASTDYSGLGDKVSVLEAARTAASKADAYQASTTQAVSQADLQDSQLSSLSDLANQLRQAITTSVANGDGSTLMATAQGIFDQASQILNTKDANGNYLYGGEKDNTPPVNVTSLSQLAALPSVSGAFSNGTMKKSVMVGDGQNVQVGVLASDVATGLMQTLKDLASFDAGPSGNFAATQNLTQAQNSFLTGEIPTAADAATGVNAAAAANGFVYNQLKDASDHQTALSTLYKGFVSDIENVDMPTAITQLNQNQIALQAALQVTAQLNQVSLLNYLPQS, encoded by the coding sequence ATGACGATCGAGCGCACCTCCACCTCCGGCCAGTCGCAATTCCTGCTGTCGCAGATCCAGTCCGCCGTGCAGCAGCTCGACAAGACCCAGGCCCAGGTCGCCAGCGGCAAGGCGTCGACCGACTATTCGGGCCTCGGCGACAAGGTCTCGGTGCTCGAAGCCGCGCGCACCGCCGCCAGCAAGGCCGACGCCTACCAGGCGAGCACCACCCAGGCGGTGAGCCAGGCCGATCTCCAGGATTCGCAGCTCAGCTCGCTGTCCGACCTCGCCAACCAGCTCCGCCAGGCGATCACCACCTCGGTCGCGAACGGCGACGGCTCGACGCTGATGGCGACCGCGCAGGGCATCTTCGACCAGGCGAGCCAGATCCTGAACACCAAGGACGCCAACGGCAATTATCTCTATGGCGGGGAGAAGGACAACACGCCGCCGGTCAACGTCACCTCGCTGTCGCAGCTCGCGGCGCTGCCGTCGGTCTCGGGGGCGTTCTCCAACGGCACGATGAAGAAGTCGGTGATGGTCGGCGACGGCCAGAACGTGCAGGTCGGCGTGCTCGCCTCCGACGTCGCCACCGGCCTGATGCAGACGCTGAAGGACCTCGCGAGCTTCGATGCCGGCCCGTCCGGCAATTTCGCCGCCACCCAGAACCTGACCCAGGCGCAGAACAGTTTCCTCACGGGCGAGATCCCGACCGCGGCGGACGCCGCGACCGGGGTGAACGCCGCCGCCGCCGCGAACGGCTTCGTCTACAACCAGCTCAAGGACGCGTCTGATCACCAGACCGCGCTGTCGACGCTCTACAAGGGCTTCGTCTCGGACATCGAGAACGTCGACATGCCGACCGCGATCACCCAGCTCAACCAGAACCAGATCGCGCTCCAGGCCGCGCTGCAGGTCACGGCACAGCTGAACCAGGTCTCGCTGCTGAACTATCTGCCGCAGTCCTAG
- a CDS encoding MFS transporter has product MARQIDGGAGAGPAGARALMRRSIAAATVGNALEFYDFITYAFFAIQIGHAFFPSHNAYASLMLSLATFGAGFVTRPIGGIVIGAYADRVGRRPAMMLSFTMMGCAIIAIALIPSYATIGIAAPILAVLARMVQGFSLGGEVGPTTAYLLEAAPLNGRGLAVSWQSASQSVAATVGGLVGVGLSAFMAPAALDAYGWRIAFLLGAVTLPFGLWIRRGLPETLHAPDPTGPVSTARTGLGAVRENWRIIVLALIALASGTIGTYIFDYITTFAQDTLHISATVAFLAGALGNVAAIVAVLWGGWLSDRIGRRPVMIWSNLGFLVLILPIFFWIVETRSAVALLVGSITLGFVCSINGGAFYAAVTETLPKRIRGAAFATIYATSIAFFGGTTQLVVTWLIHFTGSALAPAWYLFGATIVGQIAYMLILESAPAKNPVAPAPA; this is encoded by the coding sequence GTGGCGAGACAGATTGACGGGGGCGCCGGTGCCGGCCCGGCCGGCGCGCGGGCCCTCATGCGCCGGTCCATCGCCGCCGCCACCGTCGGCAACGCGCTCGAATTCTACGACTTCATCACCTACGCCTTCTTCGCGATCCAGATCGGTCACGCCTTCTTCCCGTCGCACAACGCCTATGCCAGCTTGATGCTGTCCCTGGCGACGTTCGGCGCGGGGTTCGTCACGCGGCCCATCGGCGGCATCGTGATCGGGGCCTATGCCGACCGCGTCGGCCGCAGGCCGGCGATGATGCTCAGCTTCACGATGATGGGCTGCGCCATCATCGCGATCGCGCTCATTCCCTCCTATGCGACCATCGGGATCGCGGCGCCGATCCTGGCGGTCCTGGCGCGCATGGTGCAGGGCTTCTCGCTGGGCGGCGAAGTCGGCCCTACCACCGCCTATCTGCTGGAAGCCGCGCCGCTGAACGGACGCGGACTTGCGGTCTCCTGGCAGAGCGCGAGCCAGAGCGTCGCCGCCACGGTGGGCGGGCTGGTCGGCGTCGGCCTCTCGGCGTTCATGGCGCCGGCGGCGCTGGATGCCTATGGCTGGCGCATCGCGTTTCTGCTGGGCGCGGTGACCTTGCCGTTCGGGCTCTGGATCCGGCGCGGCCTGCCGGAAACGCTGCACGCGCCGGATCCGACCGGACCGGTCTCCACCGCGCGCACCGGGCTGGGCGCCGTGCGCGAGAATTGGCGCATCATCGTGCTCGCCCTGATCGCGCTGGCCTCCGGCACGATCGGCACCTACATCTTCGACTACATCACGACCTTCGCGCAGGACACGCTGCACATCTCGGCGACCGTCGCGTTCCTGGCGGGCGCGCTCGGCAATGTGGCGGCCATCGTCGCGGTGCTGTGGGGCGGCTGGCTCTCGGACCGCATCGGACGCCGGCCGGTGATGATCTGGTCCAATCTCGGCTTTCTCGTCCTGATCCTCCCGATCTTCTTCTGGATCGTGGAGACCCGCAGCGCGGTGGCGCTGCTCGTCGGCAGCATCACGCTCGGCTTCGTGTGTTCGATCAATGGCGGGGCGTTCTACGCCGCGGTGACCGAAACCCTGCCCAAGCGCATTCGCGGCGCCGCCTTCGCGACCATCTACGCCACCTCGATCGCGTTTTTCGGCGGCACGACCCAGCTTGTCGTCACCTGGCTGATCCACTTCACCGGCAGCGCGCTGGCGCCCGCCTGGTATCTGTTCGGCGCCACGATCGTGGGCCAGATCGCCTATATGCTGATCCTCGAAAGCGCGCCGGCGAAGAACCCGGTCGCTCCGGCCCCCGCCTGA
- a CDS encoding MFS transporter produces MGLFMFSARRNALVFWIGCAAVTAGVVLHLPMFLMAKDMGFVLAGMPMDPGMLWGMALIVAGIGFAAYGLVPREASAHALLPHQKIMAPEDAPLTLAHWLAAIALAMALVIDIMKPASLGLVTPGMRVEYNVSKAVVAFLPFSALIGTALGSFIWGALADIYGRRATILLSAVMFIGTSICGAMPSLWWNVFMCFLMGLSAGGMLPVAYALLAEIMPTKYRGLSLVIVGGIGAVGGYLAASGLASLLQPIFGWRIMWFLNMPTGLMLIGLSAFIPESARFLMHIGQTREAYAVLARFGSVIATQSEDWDEEARQDHSHLPPADRRYLGTTIALTLVALSWGFVNFGLLLWLPSELIAEGRDMGAAGKIIAQSSLIAAPVVVLAAFLYTRWSTRGSLIVMIGITVLGMLAVMLRQSGLPAVSNPLVPITLLILGSTGVISILLPYAAENYPVRVRGRATGWVAGCSKTGGLICQGLSVAAAVPTLGAAALLIAVPTILGLALVAFYGRETRGRDLRELESPVSAAQTP; encoded by the coding sequence ATGGGATTGTTCATGTTTTCCGCGCGGCGCAATGCGCTCGTCTTCTGGATCGGCTGCGCCGCCGTCACGGCCGGCGTGGTCCTGCATCTGCCGATGTTCCTGATGGCGAAGGACATGGGCTTTGTCCTGGCCGGCATGCCGATGGATCCCGGCATGCTGTGGGGGATGGCACTCATCGTCGCCGGCATCGGCTTCGCCGCTTACGGCCTGGTGCCCAGGGAGGCGAGCGCGCACGCGCTGCTGCCGCACCAGAAGATCATGGCGCCGGAAGACGCGCCGCTCACCTTGGCGCATTGGCTCGCGGCGATCGCGCTCGCCATGGCGCTCGTCATCGACATTATGAAACCCGCCAGCCTGGGGCTGGTCACGCCGGGCATGCGGGTCGAGTACAACGTCTCGAAAGCCGTGGTCGCGTTCCTGCCCTTCTCCGCCCTGATCGGCACGGCGCTCGGCTCCTTCATCTGGGGGGCGCTGGCGGACATTTATGGGCGGCGCGCCACGATCCTGCTCTCGGCCGTCATGTTCATCGGCACGTCGATCTGCGGCGCCATGCCGTCGCTGTGGTGGAACGTGTTCATGTGCTTCCTCATGGGATTGTCGGCCGGCGGCATGCTGCCCGTGGCCTATGCCCTCTTGGCCGAGATCATGCCGACCAAATATCGCGGCCTCAGCCTGGTGATCGTCGGCGGCATCGGCGCGGTCGGCGGCTATCTCGCGGCTTCGGGCCTGGCGTCGCTGCTGCAACCGATCTTCGGCTGGCGGATCATGTGGTTCCTGAACATGCCGACCGGCTTGATGCTGATCGGGCTCAGCGCCTTCATTCCGGAATCGGCGCGCTTCCTGATGCATATCGGCCAGACAAGGGAGGCCTATGCGGTGCTGGCGCGCTTCGGCTCGGTGATCGCGACGCAGAGCGAGGACTGGGACGAGGAGGCCAGACAGGATCATTCGCACCTGCCGCCCGCGGATCGGCGCTATCTCGGCACCACAATCGCGCTCACCCTCGTGGCGCTGTCCTGGGGCTTCGTCAATTTCGGTCTGCTGCTGTGGCTGCCCAGCGAATTGATCGCCGAGGGACGCGACATGGGCGCGGCGGGCAAGATCATCGCGCAATCCTCGCTGATCGCGGCGCCGGTCGTGGTGCTGGCCGCCTTTCTCTACACGCGATGGAGCACGCGGGGCTCGCTCATCGTGATGATCGGCATCACCGTGCTCGGCATGCTGGCGGTGATGCTGCGCCAGAGCGGGCTGCCGGCGGTGTCCAATCCGCTGGTGCCGATCACGCTTCTGATCCTGGGCTCGACGGGGGTGATCTCGATCCTGCTGCCTTACGCCGCCGAGAACTATCCGGTGCGGGTGCGCGGACGGGCGACCGGCTGGGTGGCGGGGTGCAGCAAGACGGGCGGGCTCATCTGCCAGGGCCTGAGCGTGGCCGCGGCGGTGCCGACGCTGGGCGCCGCGGCCCTGCTGATCGCCGTTCCGACCATACTGGGTCTGGCGCTGGTCGCCTTCTACGGGCGCGAGACGCGCGGGCGCGACCTGCGCGAGCTGGAGTCCCCGGTGTCCGCCGCACAGACGCCCTGA
- a CDS encoding cation:proton antiporter, whose amino-acid sequence MHSSVHQTENLLFAVLLQLIVMIAAARIGNQILRRLGQPGVIGEILAGLLLGPSLFGHFFPDASMALFGAKASPPITIISQIGLVLLMFQIGTDFEFGHMARKRNRNGTLGIAAASVAVPFALGFGIGQYSSSYLAPHIDPLTYSLFFGVGLAITAVPILGRILREFDLTRTEIGVVAISAAASNDVTGWVLLAGISAYASAQFSTGAIGLQVGGIFVLAAVAWLLLRPLVRWLLARIPVADGHVPPNLMTVVLCLIFVMGICTYKLGIFTIFGGFLAGLLFHQDKTFVEAWRAQIGKFVLVFFLPVFFTYTGLRTNVLGLASASDWQWLAVVLTAAILGKIVPVYLAGRISGFNHQESMILGSLMNTRALMELIVLNIGFDLGFIPQNVFTMLVIMAVVTTVMTGPLLRLLLPRAGYVIPAGVEA is encoded by the coding sequence ATGCATTCGTCGGTCCATCAAACGGAAAACCTGCTGTTTGCGGTCCTGCTGCAGCTCATCGTCATGATCGCCGCGGCGCGAATCGGCAATCAGATCCTGCGCCGCCTCGGACAGCCAGGCGTCATCGGCGAGATCCTGGCCGGCCTGCTGCTCGGCCCTTCGCTGTTCGGACATTTCTTTCCCGACGCCTCGATGGCGCTGTTCGGCGCCAAGGCCTCGCCGCCCATCACCATCATCAGCCAGATCGGGCTGGTGCTCCTGATGTTCCAGATCGGAACCGATTTCGAGTTCGGCCATATGGCGCGCAAGCGCAATCGCAACGGCACGCTGGGCATCGCGGCGGCCTCGGTCGCCGTGCCCTTCGCGCTCGGCTTCGGCATCGGCCAATACTCGTCGTCCTACCTGGCGCCGCATATCGATCCTTTGACCTACAGCCTGTTCTTCGGCGTCGGCCTGGCGATCACGGCGGTGCCGATCCTCGGCCGCATCCTGCGCGAGTTCGATCTGACGCGCACCGAGATCGGCGTGGTGGCGATCTCGGCTGCGGCCAGCAACGACGTGACGGGCTGGGTGCTGCTCGCGGGCATTTCGGCCTATGCCTCGGCGCAGTTCTCGACCGGCGCCATCGGCTTGCAGGTGGGCGGCATATTCGTCCTGGCCGCCGTCGCGTGGCTGCTGCTGCGCCCGCTGGTGAGATGGCTGCTGGCCAGGATACCGGTCGCCGACGGCCATGTGCCGCCCAACCTGATGACGGTCGTGCTCTGCCTGATCTTCGTGATGGGCATCTGCACCTACAAGCTCGGCATCTTCACGATCTTCGGCGGCTTCCTCGCCGGGCTCCTGTTCCACCAGGACAAGACCTTCGTCGAGGCCTGGCGGGCGCAGATCGGCAAGTTCGTGCTGGTGTTCTTCCTACCGGTGTTCTTCACCTATACGGGCCTGCGCACCAATGTGCTGGGGCTGGCGAGCGCGTCGGACTGGCAATGGCTGGCCGTGGTGCTGACCGCGGCGATCCTGGGCAAGATCGTTCCGGTCTATCTCGCCGGCCGGATCTCCGGCTTCAACCACCAGGAGTCCATGATCCTGGGCTCGTTGATGAACACCCGCGCCCTGATGGAGCTGATCGTCCTCAACATCGGCTTCGACCTGGGATTCATCCCGCAGAACGTCTTCACCATGCTGGTCATCATGGCGGTCGTCACCACGGTGATGACAGGACCGCTGCTGCGCCTGCTGCTGCCGCGCGCCGGCTATGTCATTCCGGCGGGGGTGGAAGCCTAG
- a CDS encoding tryptophan halogenase family protein, with protein MTDTRIRSVVIVGGGTAGWMAAASLAKFLENMNVRIRLIESEEIGTVGVGEATIPPIIDFIRVLGIDENEIIRQIKATFKLGIGFADWTRPGDFYFHPFGPTGFGMGSVSFPSYWLKMRLEGKASRLEDYSMQAVAAEQGKFMRPVHAPNTPLNKITYALHFDASLFARYLRTWSEARGVVRTEGKVRQVSLGLENGFIESVTLESGETVAGDLFVDCSGFRGVLIEQALKTGYEDWTRWLPCDRALAVPSESVGAPAPYTLATARDAGWQWRIPLQHRVGNGHVYCSGFIADDKAADVLLANLQAKALRDPMPLRFTTGRRRKAWNKNCVALGLASGFLEPLESTSIHLIHRGIAMLLKFFPDRNFEQADIDRYNKIFEFEFGRVRDFLLLHYTHTEREGAFWEHCRNIPLTDSLQEKIDLFRSHGRILREDTELFPIQSWLFVMSGQAIVPRGYDAMVDSLDAQKIKANLDDIRVVVRRCADAMPSHQDFIDQNCSSFRVSLAEPRPVDPKVSAYTLARDAGT; from the coding sequence ATGACCGACACGCGCATCCGCAGCGTGGTGATCGTCGGCGGCGGCACCGCCGGCTGGATGGCCGCGGCCAGCCTCGCCAAATTCCTGGAGAACATGAACGTCCGCATAAGGCTGATCGAATCGGAAGAGATCGGTACCGTGGGCGTGGGCGAAGCCACCATTCCGCCGATCATCGATTTCATCCGCGTGCTCGGCATCGACGAGAACGAGATCATCCGCCAGATCAAGGCGACCTTCAAACTCGGCATCGGCTTCGCCGACTGGACGCGGCCGGGCGATTTCTACTTCCACCCCTTCGGGCCGACCGGCTTCGGGATGGGCTCCGTCTCCTTCCCGTCCTACTGGCTGAAGATGCGCCTCGAGGGAAAGGCGTCGCGGCTGGAGGACTATTCGATGCAGGCCGTGGCGGCCGAGCAGGGCAAGTTCATGCGCCCGGTGCACGCGCCGAACACGCCGCTGAACAAGATCACCTATGCGCTGCATTTCGACGCCTCGCTGTTCGCGCGCTATCTGCGGACCTGGTCGGAGGCGCGCGGCGTGGTGCGCACCGAAGGCAAGGTGCGGCAGGTCTCGCTCGGCCTCGAGAACGGCTTCATCGAATCGGTGACCCTGGAAAGCGGCGAGACGGTCGCGGGCGACCTCTTCGTCGACTGCAGCGGCTTCCGCGGCGTCCTGATCGAGCAGGCGCTGAAGACCGGCTATGAGGACTGGACCCGCTGGCTGCCCTGCGACCGCGCCCTGGCCGTGCCCAGCGAGAGCGTCGGCGCGCCGGCGCCCTACACGCTGGCCACGGCGCGCGACGCGGGCTGGCAATGGCGCATCCCGCTGCAGCACCGCGTCGGCAACGGCCATGTCTATTGCAGCGGCTTCATCGCGGACGACAAGGCGGCCGATGTGCTGCTCGCCAACCTGCAAGCCAAGGCGCTGCGCGATCCGATGCCGTTGCGCTTCACCACCGGCCGGCGCCGCAAGGCCTGGAACAAGAACTGCGTCGCCCTCGGCCTCGCCTCCGGCTTCCTCGAACCCCTGGAATCGACCAGCATCCATCTGATCCATCGCGGCATCGCGATGCTGCTGAAATTCTTTCCCGACCGCAATTTCGAACAGGCCGACATCGACCGCTACAACAAGATCTTCGAATTCGAGTTCGGCCGGGTGCGCGACTTTCTGCTGCTGCACTACACCCACACCGAACGCGAAGGCGCCTTCTGGGAGCATTGCCGCAACATTCCCCTGACCGACAGCCTTCAGGAGAAGATCGACCTCTTCCGCAGCCATGGCCGCATCCTGCGCGAGGACACCGAACTCTTCCCGATCCAGAGCTGGCTGTTCGTGATGAGCGGCCAGGCCATCGTGCCGCGCGGCTACGATGCGATGGTCGACAGCCTCGACGCGCAGAAGATCAAGGCCAATCTGGACGACATCCGCGTCGTGGTGCGCCGCTGCGCCGACGCCATGCCGTCGCACCAGGATTTCATCGACCAGAACTGCTCGTCGTTCCGGGTCTCTCTGGCCGAGCCGCGCCCGGTCGATCCGAAAGTGAGCGCCTACACGCTGGCGCGGGACGCCGGCACCTAG
- a CDS encoding flagellar hook-length control protein FliK produces MSTLAANVVTNGRQAIAAGGAVAPPTATDDAFAALLDEIVQAAGGANVTAAPSDAPSAPDPSVQTAGDPSLPVAADPAPSDASTPVAQTGVATPAAAQTVPTEADDAVARDSDDAVSAKPRSDAAAEDPDATPDVSKSPSAKPLKTADAPHRGVRAQPGRMASHAAHRQSDATDPNLAQTPPQPASAATPNVVDPATVTTAPPSDPAPATDPETAAPPAAPQAAPLPTVPVQEAATDIAAAAMQPAGTIAKPAQPGDAAKPQIGNAKSQGRQSAASALADAGKALGRVFTDQKVASALPVHAPADAAKPATPPATDPSAPPNPDSKATQTSSNAPQLPDAPAAAPPAHAQTAPPQPAPPILAAAPAAPSQPAAANAAVSAQLQIGHPAQPDIATLAFNIASKSEGGSRHFDIRLDPAELGRVDVRLTVDDAGKAQAMLSVEKPQTLELLQKDQPQLERALKDAGLDLSQNGLAFSLKGQQQGSGHGGGSAASSRGRTLAARAIAAVDSAASTVSLGQVSSSDTRLDIRV; encoded by the coding sequence GTGAGCACCCTTGCAGCGAATGTCGTGACCAACGGACGGCAAGCCATTGCCGCGGGCGGCGCCGTTGCACCGCCGACGGCAACGGACGATGCGTTCGCCGCCCTGCTCGACGAGATCGTGCAGGCCGCCGGCGGCGCGAACGTCACCGCCGCGCCGAGCGATGCGCCGAGCGCGCCCGATCCTTCGGTACAGACCGCCGGCGATCCTTCGCTGCCGGTCGCGGCCGATCCCGCGCCGTCCGACGCGTCGACCCCGGTTGCGCAAACGGGCGTTGCGACACCGGCAGCGGCGCAAACCGTCCCCACCGAGGCGGACGATGCCGTGGCGCGCGATAGCGACGACGCGGTGTCCGCCAAACCGCGCAGCGATGCCGCCGCCGAGGATCCGGACGCGACGCCCGATGTGTCGAAGAGCCCATCGGCCAAGCCGCTCAAGACCGCGGACGCGCCGCATCGCGGCGTTCGCGCACAGCCGGGGCGCATGGCATCGCATGCCGCGCACCGCCAGTCCGACGCGACCGATCCGAACCTCGCGCAGACGCCGCCGCAGCCCGCGAGCGCTGCGACGCCGAACGTCGTCGATCCGGCGACGGTGACCACGGCGCCGCCCTCCGATCCCGCGCCGGCGACCGACCCGGAAACGGCAGCGCCCCCGGCCGCGCCGCAAGCTGCCCCGCTGCCCACCGTCCCCGTGCAGGAGGCCGCCACCGATATTGCCGCCGCGGCGATGCAGCCGGCCGGCACGATCGCCAAACCGGCCCAGCCGGGCGACGCCGCCAAGCCGCAGATCGGCAACGCGAAGTCGCAGGGCCGCCAGTCCGCCGCATCGGCACTCGCCGACGCCGGCAAGGCGCTGGGCCGCGTCTTCACCGATCAGAAGGTGGCGAGCGCGCTGCCGGTGCATGCGCCGGCGGATGCCGCGAAGCCGGCGACGCCGCCCGCGACCGATCCGTCCGCTCCCCCGAACCCGGACAGCAAAGCGACGCAGACGTCCTCGAATGCACCGCAGCTTCCCGATGCGCCCGCCGCCGCGCCGCCGGCCCATGCGCAAACCGCGCCGCCGCAACCGGCGCCGCCCATTCTTGCCGCCGCGCCGGCCGCGCCGTCGCAGCCCGCGGCCGCCAACGCCGCGGTCTCGGCCCAGCTTCAGATCGGCCATCCGGCACAGCCCGACATCGCGACGCTCGCCTTCAACATCGCATCGAAATCGGAAGGCGGCTCCAGGCATTTCGACATCCGGCTCGACCCGGCCGAGCTCGGCCGCGTCGATGTGCGCCTGACGGTGGACGATGCCGGCAAGGCGCAGGCCATGCTGTCGGTCGAGAAGCCGCAGACCCTCGAACTCCTGCAGAAGGACCAGCCGCAGCTCGAACGCGCGCTGAAGGATGCCGGCCTCGACCTGTCGCAGAACGGCCTCGCCTTCTCGCTCAAGGGCCAGCAGCAAGGCAGCGGCCATGGCGGCGGCAGCGCCGCCTCCTCGCGCGGCCGCACGCTCGCCGCGCGCGCCATCGCGGCCGTCGACAGCGCCGCATCCACCGTTTCCCTGGGCCAGGTGTCGTCGAGCGACACACGGCTCGACATCCGAGTCTGA
- the flgK gene encoding flagellar hook-associated protein FlgK has product MSLNGIAASALSALQTNSTALRVVSNNVANLNTQGYARRVVNEATLSNGGTLGGVTIADIQRVADQFLDAEQLASGASSARYDTQASVFDQLNGIFGQPGDGTSLTAQLSNVSAALGQAALAPTSSANQVGTLNSLQNLAATLSSLSSQVSGLRGQVDQQVAATVTGANALIKQVYDLNMQIKTAQSGGDTASALLDQRDTALQSLSQFVGVRTVPQDDGRITVMTNDGISLVGDSYAQLSYSPGANNGTYGSITTQDINPASGQPISPPQNFEPHLDSGKLKGLLDMRDGTLSDLGQEIGNLARTTALAYNTQHNANTAFPPPASLTGRNTGLTAADALNFSGKTTIAVTDSSGTMVSRIDVNFGARTISVNGAPATSFANTVGGFATALNTALGANGSASFANGVLSVSASGGNGIVTQDDATTPADRGGSGFAQFFGLNDLFRSAAPSILSTGLSAGDASGFAAGSQISLQLKGPNGEVAKTATVTLTAGMTIGNVVTALNTAMGGAATFTLNPDGSIGETQSNSLSTYSLNVTNDTTARGNTGMSFSQLFGIGTNQTALAASGFSVNSQIAAAPQRLAFATAQITSSTSAGDAIVGHGDNSGAVALQNVGSATQSFAKAGDMAAQTGALSDYAAAFYQDVATRGSAAAANQAAQDDRFQEAQSRQSANSGVNLDEELTNMMTYQQAYSAGARMLSVVQQLYDTLLQIQ; this is encoded by the coding sequence GTGAGTTTGAACGGCATCGCAGCGTCGGCGCTCAGCGCGCTCCAGACCAACAGCACGGCGCTGCGGGTGGTCTCGAACAACGTCGCGAACCTCAACACCCAGGGCTATGCGCGCCGCGTCGTCAACGAGGCGACGCTCAGCAATGGCGGCACGCTCGGCGGCGTCACGATCGCCGACATCCAGCGCGTCGCCGACCAGTTTCTCGATGCCGAGCAGCTCGCATCGGGCGCGTCGTCCGCGCGCTACGACACCCAGGCATCCGTCTTCGACCAACTGAACGGCATCTTCGGCCAGCCCGGCGACGGGACCAGCCTCACCGCGCAGCTCAGCAATGTGTCCGCCGCGCTCGGCCAGGCGGCCCTCGCGCCCACGTCCAGCGCCAACCAGGTCGGCACGCTGAACAGCCTGCAGAACCTCGCGGCCACGCTCTCCAGCCTGTCCTCGCAGGTCTCCGGCCTGCGGGGCCAGGTCGACCAGCAGGTCGCGGCGACGGTCACCGGCGCCAACGCGCTGATCAAGCAGGTCTACGACCTGAACATGCAGATCAAGACGGCGCAGTCCGGCGGCGACACCGCCTCGGCCCTGCTCGACCAGCGCGACACCGCGCTCCAGAGCCTGTCGCAGTTCGTCGGCGTCCGCACTGTGCCCCAGGACGACGGTCGCATCACCGTGATGACGAATGACGGCATCAGCCTCGTCGGCGACAGCTACGCGCAACTTTCCTATTCACCGGGCGCCAACAACGGCACCTATGGCTCGATCACCACCCAGGACATCAATCCGGCCTCGGGCCAGCCGATCTCGCCGCCGCAGAATTTCGAGCCGCACCTGGATTCGGGCAAGCTCAAGGGCCTGCTCGACATGCGCGACGGCACGCTGTCCGATCTCGGCCAGGAAATCGGCAATCTCGCGCGCACCACCGCGCTGGCTTATAATACGCAGCACAACGCCAACACCGCCTTTCCGCCGCCGGCCTCGCTGACCGGCCGCAACACCGGCCTCACCGCCGCCGATGCGCTGAACTTCTCCGGCAAGACGACGATCGCCGTGACGGATTCCAGCGGCACGATGGTCAGCCGCATCGACGTGAACTTCGGCGCCCGCACGATTTCGGTCAACGGCGCGCCCGCCACCTCCTTCGCCAACACCGTCGGGGGCTTCGCCACCGCGCTCAACACCGCGCTCGGCGCCAATGGCAGCGCCAGCTTCGCCAACGGCGTGCTCAGCGTCTCCGCGTCCGGCGGCAACGGCATCGTCACGCAGGACGACGCGACCACGCCGGCCGACCGCGGCGGCTCGGGCTTCGCGCAGTTCTTCGGCCTGAACGACCTCTTCCGCTCCGCCGCGCCGTCGATCCTCTCGACCGGGCTTTCCGCCGGCGATGCCAGCGGCTTCGCCGCCGGCAGCCAGATCAGCCTGCAGCTCAAGGGTCCCAATGGCGAGGTCGCCAAGACCGCGACGGTCACGCTGACCGCCGGCATGACGATCGGCAATGTGGTGACGGCGCTCAACACCGCGATGGGCGGGGCGGCGACCTTCACGCTCAACCCCGACGGCTCGATCGGCGAGACCCAGTCCAACAGTCTTTCGACCTATTCGCTGAACGTCACCAACGACACCACGGCGCGCGGCAACACCGGCATGAGCTTCAGCCAGCTCTTCGGCATCGGCACCAACCAGACCGCGCTCGCGGCCTCCGGCTTTTCGGTCAACAGCCAGATCGCGGCGGCGCCGCAGCGCCTCGCCTTCGCGACCGCGCAGATCACATCGTCGACCTCGGCGGGCGATGCGATCGTCGGCCATGGCGACAATTCCGGCGCGGTGGCACTGCAGAATGTCGGCTCGGCGACGCAGAGTTTCGCCAAGGCGGGCGACATGGCGGCGCAGACCGGCGCGCTCAGCGACTATGCGGCGGCGTTCTACCAGGACGTCGCGACCCGGGGCTCGGCCGCGGCCGCGAACCAGGCCGCGCAGGACGACCGCTTCCAGGAGGCGCAGTCGCGCCAATCGGCGAATTCGGGCGTCAATCTCGACGAAGAACTCACCAACATGATGACCTATCAGCAGGCCTATAGCGCGGGCGCGCGGATGCTGTCGGTCGTCCAGCAGCTCTACGACACGCTGCTGCAGATCCAGTAA